In the Telopea speciosissima isolate NSW1024214 ecotype Mountain lineage chromosome 2, Tspe_v1, whole genome shotgun sequence genome, one interval contains:
- the LOC122652183 gene encoding E3 ubiquitin-protein ligase DA2L-like isoform X1 has product MGNKLGKRRQMVDEKYTRPQGLYQHKDVDHKKLRKLILDSKLAPCYPGDEDCAFDLEECPICFLYYPSLNRSRCCMKGICTECFLQMKPPHSTRPTQCPFCKTSNYAVEYRGMRSKEEKGMEQVEEQRVIEAKIRMRQQELQEEEERMQRRQEMSSSSRVMAPADVEYQDAALPSFHFPVEDDEMSSQDSCVVPSIMQSSRSRQNREDEFDMDLEDIMVMEAIWLSIQKSCGKTNVQVNDAQRHPTPIAATPTEQFVTRDHYASPAMVPLAEASSPSGGLACAIAALAERQHMDGNPSTNDVGNSRAFSVVTASGMSSNGTERMADNYPSGSWIDVSPDSGRAVSREEGEWGIEHGSEVAEAGTSYAGSDATVDAGGGGSSLQDGMDDRFQPNMTGAVMPESFDEQMMLAMAVSLAEARARTSTQGLAWF; this is encoded by the exons ATGGGGAATAAGTTGGGTAAGAGGCGGCAGATGGTCGATGAGAAGTATACAAGGCCGCAGGGGTTGTATCAACACAAGGATGTCGATCATAAGAAGCTGAGGAAACTCATTCTTGACTCCAAGTTGGCTCCATGTTACCCCGGGGACGAAGACTGCGCCTTCGATCTCGAAGAATGTCCAATCTGTTTTTTG TATTACCCGAGTCTGAATCGCTCGAGATGCTGCATGAAAGGCATTTGTACAG AGTGCTTTCTGCAGATGAAGCCTCCTCATTCAACTCGTCCAACACA ATGCCCCTTTTGCAAAACCTCTAATTATGCTGTGGAGTATCGTGGAATGAggtcaaaagaagaaaagggcaTGGAGCAAGTT GAAGAGCAGCGGGTTATAGAAGCAAAAATAAGGATGAGGCAGCAGGagcttcaagaggaagaagagagaatgcaGAGAAGACAAGAGATGAGTTCCTCCAGCAGGGTTATGGCTCCAGCAGACGTTGAATATCAGGATGCAGCGT TGCCATCGTTTCATTTCCCTGTGGAAGACGATGAGATGTCTTCTCAGGATTCATGTGTTGTACCTTCAATTATGCAATCTTCACGTTCTAGGCAGAACAG GGAAGATGAATTTGACATGGATCTGGAGGATATAATGGTCATGGAAGCAATCTGGCTTTCCATTCAG AAATCTTGCGGAAAAACAAATGTACAGGTGAATGATGCTCAGAGACATCCAACTCCTATTGCTGCTACACCCACAGAGCAGTTTGTCACCAGAGATCATTATGCTTCTCCAGCAATGGTTCCATTGGCTGAAGCATCGTCTCCATCTGGTGGTCTTGCTTGTGCAATTGCTGCTCTTGCTGAGCGTCAGCATATGGATGGCAATCCCTCCACTAATGATGTTGGAAATTCTAGAGCTTTCAGCGTGGTCACAGCTTCTGGAATGTCATCCAATGGAACAGAGAGAATGGCAGATAATTACCCTTCAGGCAGCTGGATCGATGTCTCACCGGACAGTGGAAGGGCAGTGTCAAGGGAGGAGGGAGAGTGGGGAATAGAGCATGGGTCAGAGGTTGCTGAGGCAGGGACTAGCTATGCCGGCTCAGATGCCACAGTAGATGCAGGGGGAGGTGGATCTTCTCTACAGGATGGTATGGATGACCGGTTTCAGCCTAACATGACGGGGGCTGTCATGCCTGAGAGTTTTGATGAGCAGATGATGCTGGCAATGGCTGTTTCACTAGCAGAAGCTCGAGCAAGAACGAGTACTCAAGGATTGGCATGGTTTTAG
- the LOC122652093 gene encoding calcyclin-binding protein-like → MADEVALDLEELRHLQSIVKRPRILSLLSSEIRNLEKSSKDASSGATSHTPTPIPVPVKVSATPAINYVTLGSFSWDQDSDKVKIYVLLEGVDQEKLESSFKPMAFDIKFHDVQGKNYRCGMPKLHKEIVPEKSKVIVKPNKVIITLIKASKGNWLDLQYKEDKLKPNMEKDRDPMAGIMDLMKNMYEEGDEDMKRTIAKAWTDARSGKTADPMRGYP, encoded by the exons ATGGCGGACGAAGTGGCGCTAGATTTAGAGGAACTTCGCCATCTTCAAAGCATTGTTAAGAGGCCTCGgattctttcccttctctcctcCGAAATTCGCAACTTGGAGAAG TCGTCAAAAGATGCGTCTTCCGGAGCTACTTCACATACACCAACTCCAATTCCAGTTCCAGTCAAGGTGTCTGCAACCCCTGCAATTAACTATGTTACTCTTGGATCATTCAGCTGGGATCAAGACAGTGACAAAGTCAAG ATTTATGTGTTGTTGGAAGGAGTGGATCAAGAGAAACTGGAGAGTTCATTTAAGCCAATGGCTTTTGATATAAAATTCCATGATGTCCAAGGGAAGAACTACCGTTGTGGCATGCCGAAACTGCATAAGGAAATAGTTCCAGAGAAGTCAAAGGTGATCGTTAAGCCAAACAAGGTTATAATCACGTTGATTAAAGCTTCAAAAGGAAACTGGCTCGATTTGCAGTACAAGGAAGATAAG CTGAAGCCGAATATGGAGAAAGATCGCGATCCCATGGCAGGAATAATGGATTTGATGAAG AACATGTACGAGGAAGGGGATGAAGACATGAAGCGGACCATCGCAAAAGCTTGGACAGATGCAAGATCTGGGAAAACAGCTGATCCTATGAGAGGTTACCCTTGA
- the LOC122652092 gene encoding katanin p60 ATPase-containing subunit A-like 2 isoform X2 produces MADEPSHTRWSFKTFYDAKFGGKREPEQKDQASRDQTADSSGGSSNGSINGNGNVRNTSDMAIYEQYRNQEKKSTPQLNGVPSDRFNETPQKPLFPPLESVEMRALAESLCRDIIRGSPDVKWESIKGLENAKRLLKEAVVMPIKYPKYFTGLLSPWKGILLFGPPGTGKTMLAKAVATECRTTFFNISASSVVSKWRGDSEKLVKVLFELARHHAPSTIFLDEIDAIISQRGEGNSEHEASRRLKTELLIQMDGLTRTDELVFVLAATNLPWELDAAMLRRLEKRILVPLPEPEARAAMFEELLPSVPGEEEIPYDVLVERTEDYSGSDIRLVCKEAAMQPLRRLMVLLEEKQEVVPEEELPRVGPIRHEDIEIALKNTRPSAHLNAHRYKKFNDDYGSQILQ; encoded by the exons ATGGCGGACGAGCCTTCTCATACTCGTTGGTCGTTCAAG ACGTTTTATGATGCGAAATTCGGGGGGAAAAGGGAGCCTGAGCAGAAAGATCAAGCCTCGCGTGATCAGACTGCGGATTCCAGTGGTGGTTCTTCGAATGGTTCAATTAATGGGAATGGAAACGTAAGAAACACATCTGATATGGCCATTTACGAGCAGTATCGGAATCAG GAGAAAAAGAGCACACCACAGCTTAATGGAGTTCCTTCTGACAGATTTAATGAAACACC GCAGAAACCGCTGTTTCCGCCTTTAGAATCTGTAGAAATGCGTGCATTAGCGGAGAGTTTATGTAG AGATATTATTCGTGGGAGTCCAGATGTGAAATGGGAAAGTATTAAGGGGTTGGAGAATGCCAAAAGACTTCTTAAGGAAGCAGTTGTCATGCCAATAAAGTATCCCAA GTACTTTACTGGTCTTCTATCACCATGGAAAGGTATTCTACTTTTTGGCCCTCCAGGAACGGGGAAG ACTATGCTTGCCAAGGCTGTTGCAACTGAGTGTAGGACCACTTTTTTCAACATTTCTGCATCATCGGTTGTTAGCAAATGGCGTG GTGATTCGGAGAAGTTAGTGAAAGTTTTATTTGAACTTGCAAGGCACCATGCACCATCAACCATATTTCTTGATGAAATTGATGCTATCATTAGTCAACGCGGTGAAGGGAACAGTGAACATGAAGCAAGTCGGCGTTTGAAAACTGAGCTACTAATACAG ATGGATGGTTTGACACGGACAGATgaacttgtttttgttttggctGCAACAAATCTGCCTTGGGAACTGGATGCAGCAATGCTTCGGCGCCTTGAGAAACGG ATCCTTGTTCCTCTTCCGGAGCCAGAAGCAAGAGCAGCAATGTTTGAGGAACTCTTGCCATCAGTACCTGGTGAAGAGGAGATTCCATATGATGTGCTGGTGGAAAGGACAGAAGATTATTCTGGTTCAGATATCCGGTTAGTTTGCAAGGAGGCTGCCATGCAGCCCCTGAGGCGGTTAATGGTACTTCTAGAAGAAAAGCAAGAAGTGGTGCCTGAGGAGG AGTTGCCAAGGGTTGGTCCCATCAGGCATGAAGATATTGAGATCGCCTTGAAGAACACTCGACCATCTGCTCATCTCAATGCCCATCGTTACAAAAAGTTCAATGATGATTATGGTAGCCAAATTCTGCAATGA
- the LOC122652183 gene encoding E3 ubiquitin-protein ligase DA2L-like isoform X2: MGNKLGKRRQMVDEKYTRPQGLYQHKDVDHKKLRKLILDSKLAPCYPGDEDCAFDLEECPICFLYYPSLNRSRCCMKGICTECFLQMKPPHSTRPTQCPFCKTSNYAVEYRGMRSKEEKGMEQVEEQRVIEAKIRMRQQELQEEEERMQRRQEMSSSSRVMAPADVEYQDAALPSFHFPVEDDEMSSQDSCVVPSIMQSSRSRQNREDEFDMDLEDIMVMEAIWLSIQVNDAQRHPTPIAATPTEQFVTRDHYASPAMVPLAEASSPSGGLACAIAALAERQHMDGNPSTNDVGNSRAFSVVTASGMSSNGTERMADNYPSGSWIDVSPDSGRAVSREEGEWGIEHGSEVAEAGTSYAGSDATVDAGGGGSSLQDGMDDRFQPNMTGAVMPESFDEQMMLAMAVSLAEARARTSTQGLAWF, translated from the exons ATGGGGAATAAGTTGGGTAAGAGGCGGCAGATGGTCGATGAGAAGTATACAAGGCCGCAGGGGTTGTATCAACACAAGGATGTCGATCATAAGAAGCTGAGGAAACTCATTCTTGACTCCAAGTTGGCTCCATGTTACCCCGGGGACGAAGACTGCGCCTTCGATCTCGAAGAATGTCCAATCTGTTTTTTG TATTACCCGAGTCTGAATCGCTCGAGATGCTGCATGAAAGGCATTTGTACAG AGTGCTTTCTGCAGATGAAGCCTCCTCATTCAACTCGTCCAACACA ATGCCCCTTTTGCAAAACCTCTAATTATGCTGTGGAGTATCGTGGAATGAggtcaaaagaagaaaagggcaTGGAGCAAGTT GAAGAGCAGCGGGTTATAGAAGCAAAAATAAGGATGAGGCAGCAGGagcttcaagaggaagaagagagaatgcaGAGAAGACAAGAGATGAGTTCCTCCAGCAGGGTTATGGCTCCAGCAGACGTTGAATATCAGGATGCAGCGT TGCCATCGTTTCATTTCCCTGTGGAAGACGATGAGATGTCTTCTCAGGATTCATGTGTTGTACCTTCAATTATGCAATCTTCACGTTCTAGGCAGAACAG GGAAGATGAATTTGACATGGATCTGGAGGATATAATGGTCATGGAAGCAATCTGGCTTTCCATTCAG GTGAATGATGCTCAGAGACATCCAACTCCTATTGCTGCTACACCCACAGAGCAGTTTGTCACCAGAGATCATTATGCTTCTCCAGCAATGGTTCCATTGGCTGAAGCATCGTCTCCATCTGGTGGTCTTGCTTGTGCAATTGCTGCTCTTGCTGAGCGTCAGCATATGGATGGCAATCCCTCCACTAATGATGTTGGAAATTCTAGAGCTTTCAGCGTGGTCACAGCTTCTGGAATGTCATCCAATGGAACAGAGAGAATGGCAGATAATTACCCTTCAGGCAGCTGGATCGATGTCTCACCGGACAGTGGAAGGGCAGTGTCAAGGGAGGAGGGAGAGTGGGGAATAGAGCATGGGTCAGAGGTTGCTGAGGCAGGGACTAGCTATGCCGGCTCAGATGCCACAGTAGATGCAGGGGGAGGTGGATCTTCTCTACAGGATGGTATGGATGACCGGTTTCAGCCTAACATGACGGGGGCTGTCATGCCTGAGAGTTTTGATGAGCAGATGATGCTGGCAATGGCTGTTTCACTAGCAGAAGCTCGAGCAAGAACGAGTACTCAAGGATTGGCATGGTTTTAG
- the LOC122652092 gene encoding katanin p60 ATPase-containing subunit A-like 2 isoform X1, translating into MADEPSHTRWSFKDFQTFYDAKFGGKREPEQKDQASRDQTADSSGGSSNGSINGNGNVRNTSDMAIYEQYRNQEKKSTPQLNGVPSDRFNETPQKPLFPPLESVEMRALAESLCRDIIRGSPDVKWESIKGLENAKRLLKEAVVMPIKYPKYFTGLLSPWKGILLFGPPGTGKTMLAKAVATECRTTFFNISASSVVSKWRGDSEKLVKVLFELARHHAPSTIFLDEIDAIISQRGEGNSEHEASRRLKTELLIQMDGLTRTDELVFVLAATNLPWELDAAMLRRLEKRILVPLPEPEARAAMFEELLPSVPGEEEIPYDVLVERTEDYSGSDIRLVCKEAAMQPLRRLMVLLEEKQEVVPEEELPRVGPIRHEDIEIALKNTRPSAHLNAHRYKKFNDDYGSQILQ; encoded by the exons ATGGCGGACGAGCCTTCTCATACTCGTTGGTCGTTCAAG GATTTCCAGACGTTTTATGATGCGAAATTCGGGGGGAAAAGGGAGCCTGAGCAGAAAGATCAAGCCTCGCGTGATCAGACTGCGGATTCCAGTGGTGGTTCTTCGAATGGTTCAATTAATGGGAATGGAAACGTAAGAAACACATCTGATATGGCCATTTACGAGCAGTATCGGAATCAG GAGAAAAAGAGCACACCACAGCTTAATGGAGTTCCTTCTGACAGATTTAATGAAACACC GCAGAAACCGCTGTTTCCGCCTTTAGAATCTGTAGAAATGCGTGCATTAGCGGAGAGTTTATGTAG AGATATTATTCGTGGGAGTCCAGATGTGAAATGGGAAAGTATTAAGGGGTTGGAGAATGCCAAAAGACTTCTTAAGGAAGCAGTTGTCATGCCAATAAAGTATCCCAA GTACTTTACTGGTCTTCTATCACCATGGAAAGGTATTCTACTTTTTGGCCCTCCAGGAACGGGGAAG ACTATGCTTGCCAAGGCTGTTGCAACTGAGTGTAGGACCACTTTTTTCAACATTTCTGCATCATCGGTTGTTAGCAAATGGCGTG GTGATTCGGAGAAGTTAGTGAAAGTTTTATTTGAACTTGCAAGGCACCATGCACCATCAACCATATTTCTTGATGAAATTGATGCTATCATTAGTCAACGCGGTGAAGGGAACAGTGAACATGAAGCAAGTCGGCGTTTGAAAACTGAGCTACTAATACAG ATGGATGGTTTGACACGGACAGATgaacttgtttttgttttggctGCAACAAATCTGCCTTGGGAACTGGATGCAGCAATGCTTCGGCGCCTTGAGAAACGG ATCCTTGTTCCTCTTCCGGAGCCAGAAGCAAGAGCAGCAATGTTTGAGGAACTCTTGCCATCAGTACCTGGTGAAGAGGAGATTCCATATGATGTGCTGGTGGAAAGGACAGAAGATTATTCTGGTTCAGATATCCGGTTAGTTTGCAAGGAGGCTGCCATGCAGCCCCTGAGGCGGTTAATGGTACTTCTAGAAGAAAAGCAAGAAGTGGTGCCTGAGGAGG AGTTGCCAAGGGTTGGTCCCATCAGGCATGAAGATATTGAGATCGCCTTGAAGAACACTCGACCATCTGCTCATCTCAATGCCCATCGTTACAAAAAGTTCAATGATGATTATGGTAGCCAAATTCTGCAATGA